In Lolium rigidum isolate FL_2022 chromosome 3, APGP_CSIRO_Lrig_0.1, whole genome shotgun sequence, the genomic window TTTGTACGAACTGTTTGGATTCACTTTGGAAAGTTTGTTTAGCTTCCTCAACAAGACTTTTGTTTAATGCCTGTAATGAATTTTTCATGGATATCTTCTACCTAGTTCAGATTCAACTAAGTTCAGTCTTGCTATATCAATTTAAAACAAATGTTTTCAGCTTTAAAATGGCTTATTATATCCACATAATTTAGTCCGGAGACCTCTCGGTGTACATGCATGGAATAACAACCACAAGAAACAACAAAAGTTGCCTAAACAGTATGGAAAAAGTGGCTTTGCGTTCTTGCGGTATCCCAAATAACTGTTGATATTATTCACAGAAAAAATAACTATTGATATGGGTGGTAAATATGTTAGATAATCCCTTGGCAAATAAGTCAGACTTATGTCAATATCAATTTGACCAGGCCGACTATTGAGATATTTTGTACAGTGTTCATGGAATTTAGCTTTCATCTACTATTCTATCTGGCATTAGATTGGTCGTCTTCTCTCTGGTACATTTTTTGGTTGCTTTGCTACAACATGTTTGTAGCAAATCATATCAATAATTTTATACGGTGCAAATATACAATATGTCTGCTCGAGGATGTGCTTTTGTCTTGCAGAAATTTTGGAAAAAATGGTTCATGGATTTTTTTTCAGCTCCAGGAAAATACAGCCCGTGAGTTGAAAAGAGAGCTATCCAAAATCACTAAAGAATTTACTAGCCAAGTACACTCACTAGAAGAAAAAAACAGTCAACTCATATCAGAGAAGGTATGTGAAACCCAGGATTTTTATTTCTGTCATGTGTAACATTTTTCACTTCCTGTATAGTtttgttttcctttcttttccttttctcttgTAGCTCTGCTACCACCTGTTTGCTCCCGTCTTCTTGACGGTTTTCTTCTAATATATAATGACGCATGCTTTGGCATGTGTTCGAAAAAAAACATTTTTCACTTCCtaaaatatggttgtatatgTTTGCTTTGAAATCACAAAAAATATCAACTACCTGTTTCTTCCATAATTCTTGTAGGACTTGATACATGTAGAACTGAAATCTGCAAATGAAAAGGTGCAACATGAAACGAGGCATAGGGAGAGCCTTGAAGCTGAAGTTCTAAGGTTGAAGCGACCTTTGACTGATAATTGTGTTGAAGAGGTACCATTGTTTTATTATAACTCTGTTGTTCTGATTCTCTTTTTATAATAACACTCATGTTTGTTCCTCTTTGACAGTCTAAAGCATTATCTGGTATGATTAGATCAGGATCTGGATTAGGTAGTGATGCACTTATGTCTAAATCAGGAAAATTCAAGGAGACCCTTTCAAGCCTGAGAGGTCTCATTTCAAAGATATTTGAAGAAGGTACGGATCTTCATGGAAGAATGCATGGGAAACTATTTTTCTTTCTTTGGACTCCATCTTAATATTGCCTCTGCTCCAATTGGGATTCAGTTGGTCTTACAAGTGTCCTGGCTCTGCTGAAGTCTAAAGATCTAGAGGTGCAGATCCATGCCGTCAAAGTGGTCGCTAATCTTTCTGTTGAAGGTCCGGCATTTACCCTTTTCTTTGTAACTCTTGATAGAAGTTGTGATATGATATGCACATGCACAGTTTTGTAGTAAGCACTATCATAATCTGTCTTATCTCAACTCTATTTCTCTTCAAGAAGGTACCTGTTAGAATCATGAAAAGTTCTCCCTTGTCCTTTGGTTTGGAATTGTAGATATTAATCAGGAAAAAATCGTCGAGGAAGGAGGGCTGGATGCTCTTCTATCACTTCTAGAAACATCAGAAAACACGACGATTCATCGAGCCACTGCGGGTGCCATTGCCAACTTGGCAATGAATGGTACTGAATCTATTCCAGTTGTTCATCAGTTTTTTTTCTCCAAATGGACTATAATTCATTGGAATGCTGGCTTGCTGCTCCCGATATTGGTACTATGGAAATGGTTAATTAATGCATGTCTGTTAATTGTTCCTGGACTACCCTTCCCACCACAGACACACAATCACACATACGTATGCACAATTTAATTCCAAATGGCCCAACCGTTGCACTCTTAAAGAAAGATTATTAGTCTTGTTTTCTCGTCAGCAAAACTACCTTGTAATTTCTAGCTCTGAAATAATTTTCTCTAAAAGTTGAGGTGCACTATAATGTATTTGAACTATCTCTACATTACAATGTAACGTTTAAAAAGTTCAATTCATATATTGAGTCTTCTACAGGCTAAAGGGATAGTAACTTATTTCATTACCTCTCAAGTATTACATTCATCTTTGTTATTGCAGTATCAAACCAGGGGCTTATAATGAGCAAAGGAGGAGCTCGACTATTAGCAAATGTTGCATCTAAAACTGATGACCTTCCAACCATGCGAATGGTAGCCGGTGCAATTGCCAACTTATGTGGAAATGGTACAAGTTCTTATAATCATTATCCTGTATGTTTGAACAATATTCATTTTATGTTAAAATAATGGTGAACCTGAAATCTAACGCGTGTGAACTTTAGCCATGCCATCACGATCCTTACTCACACTAACGTCGTCCAAATAGTTAGTTTATGTTAAATAGAATGTTGAACCTGGATTCAACATGAAGGTAATAGTATGGTCAAGTCTAACAAATGGGGATATAGACAAGGATAATCTTCTTGGAACATAACACACATAGTCCAAAGCAAAAAACTAGAGTTCTGTTGTGAAATTCATCCTGAACGGCTGTTTTCTAGACACCTCACCGCAAGGACTCTGTCTAGCTTCAGTTCAGTGAGTATAAAACAATAAAATTGTCTTATTTATTTGAGAGCTAAAGAAACATCTGACATATAGGAGGATGAAAGTCAGTGACCCTTCTAGTCTTTTGTTCTTAGTAATGTACTCCCTGGTATTTCTTACGACCTTGAACGGCTACCAATTACTGTGTATTAGACTATTAGTTACCCGTTAAAATTATGAGATTTATGCTACGTGTCTTTTCTTTTCCAGAAAAATGGCACATGATGTTGAAACGAGATGGTGGAATAAAAGCCATGCTAGCGATGTTTCAAACAGGAAATGATGATGTCATAGCTCAGATAGCACGAGGATTAGCAAACTTTGCAAAATGTGAATCCCAAGTAACAAGCCAAGGTTTGTAATTTCCTACTTGCTTTGTAAAGTCTTCCATTATCTGCTTTTGTTGAGCTCATTATGGTCGCATATTAACTGTAAGTGGAAAACTGTTTAGTAGATATAGGACGGTGCTATTCTGCAACCTGTTGCGGAGGCACTGCAGAACCTCTCCATATGTAGGCAGTGCACCTCTTCATGTAGGTGGGCGTTCGCATTGCCTAATATGAGATGCAGTGCCGGTTGTGGAATAGCTATTTTGCAACCACGGTGGAGATCAATATAGTTATCTATTACTGCAATATGAAACCATTGATGTGTTAATATTAAATTGCTTTCTTGATATAggacataaaaataaaatttgaagAAAGCTTATTACTAAAAATGGGAAATTGTCCATGTTGATTAGGTGATTGAACcaagttctttaataaagaaataACGACATGGACATTTTAACCTGATGCAGAGCTGTACAAGAGTACGCAGGTATATAGCCAAGCAAAGCAAAGAAATTTGCTGTAATCGTATATTGTACTATCATGTACTAACAAATATATCAGATGTCACATGTCTGCTACCTTGAAATATATTTGTGATCTCTCTGGAGATACATACACAAACGTGAATATGTTGAGTCGATGTAGTTCAATGGTGGGAAACAGTTGCTGTTTCTGAAGATATATTTTGGTATACTACTCAATATAGGCCACAGGAAAGGGCCCTCCCTTCTCATTGAAGATGGCGTCCTTACTTGGATCGTGGCCAACTCTACCATGTTTTCTCCTCCGGCGCGAAGACATATCGAGCTTGCCTTTTCCTATCTTGCTCAAAACGGTAAGTAGCACTAAAGCTTGCCTTTTACCCGTCTTTCCGTGTATATGCTGGTGCATTTGATCCAAGACAATAAAAGACCTTGGATTATTAATAGCGACTGTCGATGTTGTGCGCTCTTTGATATGAAATGGCCATACTCACCTTTGCAGAGGAAAACTCCCGTGATATCATCGTGTCTGGAGGGATCAAGGAGCTCCTTCGCATCTCAAGGGAGTCTTCAAGAGAGGACGCCCGTAGCCTGGCGAAGAAGGCACTAAATTCAAACCCAGCTTTCTTAAAGGAGATACAGTGATCCCCTTTTTGATTGTCACATTCGGCAGATACTTTGTATCCCTTGCTTCCCATGCTGGAGGTTAAAGCTTGAGTAGCTTGGCAGTAGGATCTAGGCACTGAACTCTGGAAAATATGTAATCAAGGCATCCTCCCTCCCTGAAGACTGACATGAGGCCTGCGGAGGATACAAGAGCGGCCCTGCAAGATGTCTACCCGCAGTACCGAGACAACGCTACAGACAAGGCGTGATCGCGTTACTGGGAGTTGTTGTTTTGTGCTGTTATGTGGTGGGCGTGTCTTCCTTTAGTTTCTCGTTGTCCTTTcagttcttagttttttttttttgcctgggATTGTAATCCATTTATGAATCTTGTGAACTGCTGGTTTCATTCAAGTAATGGAACTGGGGGTGGGGTCCTTTCGATCTAATCAAGGCATAATTGTGAGACGTGTGACTCGTGTTGCATTGCACGTAGACGCGTAAACACACAGGACGATACACGGCCTCCGATCACACTCGTCCTCCACTCTACGGCCACCGGTCACGCTTTAATTATGATATAAACTCTAATTAATTTAAAGTAGCCTGGCAAAGTTTTTATCCCATGGTCTGTATACAGTACTGTCCCATTATCTAGTCTATAAGCATGAAGCTACCATACAAACAAACCCATTTTTGTATTGATTGTACATTTTTGTAGGTTAGTTAGTCGTTCCATCCATTTTTTGAGATTTTCTACGCCATTTGTTGTGTTCTATAAACGGGGACTGCTGGTCGATGTCAAAATCATGCGATGGTCTAACCTACCAGGTAATTATTATCACCGCCTAAGGATGCTTTCCTTTGATACCGAAGTGCTATTGTACTTTAAGGGGTACCATATTTTGCCATCAGAGGCTCATGAATAATGTAGTTAGCATGGCAGGTAGTACTCAAAAGACCACTGTTTCTCTAGCTTAACTTGCGTGTAGTCTGTTTAATCTTTCTTGGGATAACTTGTGACAAGTTGCTGTTATTTAAATATATATCAAGCATGTGCAGAAAACAAGTCAATTGGAGTATAAATATATCTTTGCTTTGCCGATTCAGCTTATCTTATCTTGGTTTTCACGTGATGACGTCAGGATTCACCATTGCACATGGCTGTGGGCGGCAACCAAATCAATTAAAGGTGAATTTCCCTTCTTTGCATGATACGAGAAATTGGATATTTTTCTAAGAACTCCCTTATTTGATATTTGATGTCACTCTTACTAAAAACTGATGATGATTGCAAAATTGTCTTTCCAGCTATTCTTTATTCTGATTAGTGGATTCTGTTCACAAATGAAAAAATTAGAAAACTCTCGTGCAAGAAATAATAATTATACGCCAATAAGCTTCGTTGAAtatgtttatcgttttactctgcTTCAACTCATGTTTCACTGCTTATGATAGATAGAAGTGTGCATGTTATTTTGTGGTAATCCCTGACAATTTTCCTTATCTTCAAGAAGCAAACGCGTGTTAATTTCTTGACTAGGTAAATTGCTTCGACTTTGGCTTCAGCGGATGTTAGGTGATGTATTTGAATATATGTTAGTCATACAAATTTCTTTGCAGTTCTTTTTCTAGCATTATAGCTAAAAAATGTCATTAAACTAATTAATTTGGTGACTATCATAATGCCCTGAACTGGTTTCCAGAGTCTATAGCTGTTTTGTAGAAAACGAATTGATCCGAACTTGGTTTTTTTAGTTGCTCTTTATGGTTGGTTGTTAGAGAACTCTCGAGAGGTAACTATTTTGATGGATGAAGTTGTCGAGATTTATAGTACATGAGTATTGAAATATAGGCAGCATTTTCTTCGGATTCCCTGTTTTTGAGACAAATATGATGTTTCTGAGACAAACATGATGTGTTACAGTACTTCATCAATCGGAACGTGTACTTTGTCTTAGCCTTTCCTTTAATATGCATTTGATAGTATGGTTGACCACTTCTTATCAATGATGATAATTGCACATGATGTTCCACTTTTGTCTATTGGTgcgccatgtagttgatttctcaGTTGTCAACTTATTAGCATTGATGCTTGAAGTTACATAACTAATATTCAATATTCCAACACTTAGAGAGTAAGAGAATTTAAGAATACATGAATATCCAAGAGGATTAACGTTATTTGCCAATTGATGCCACAATCGGTGCATGCCATAGCCATCAATTTGCCGATCCGCCTACATCGACCATCACCCGACCAAAAGTGGACGCCGTGCTTGGTTCTTGGCCTCCTCCTTCTGCTGGCCTTTGAACTCCTCGGGCATGTCGCCGAGGAAAACTAACAGATATAGCCATGGTAGATCTAATGCTCTATTTTCACTTTTTTGTTTAGTACGTCATTTTAGGCCTCATAAATTTGGGTGAGAGTGGTGATATTTAGTGGGAGAGTTAGATGCGGTAGCTACTATTATTATTGGATAGTTTAGACAGTTCGTTGTTACATGACTACCATTCATGTGCGCATGTCTGATCACTTATTCTTCTGTTGGTAATTATGTGGAACTAAACAGGATTGATAGACTAATTATCAAGGTGTAATTAAGTTCTCACAAGTTGAGGATTTAATTTTAGTATTTTTCATAACTGGAAACTCCATTTGGAAGGATCTGGTTGCGGCGAGTTCAGCGTGACACGATTGATAGATTAATTATCAGGGGAGGTGTAATCAAGTTCTGAGAAGTTGAGGCCGGTGAGTAGCCCCGACACATCCACTTGCTTCTATTTTGCTGACGCTACGGGCTGTGTTGTGAAAACCCTAGCCTAACTCACCTGGTCAGGGTTCATTCTTGGGTGTGGTGGTACAACTCATGTTTTGGCCTCGGGCTTGGGGTCTACTCTAGAGTGTGGCGGCTGGGTCGTTCGGTTTCACCGTTGGGCGATGCCTGTGTTGTTGGGAGTTGCTACTAGGGATGCATGTCGGGCTAGCTGTGAGGGTGATGTGCCGCCTCTGTGACGCTGCCTGGTGGCCTCTCTGTAGCTTATGTCGAAAGGATATTTGTTACTTCAGGTTAAGTGTTCAGTTGAAGGATAGCGttctaagagcaggtctaacagaccccttaaaagggccaaacccgtataataaccgccgatatacggggtagagctctacccggccgtctagcagaccccgtaaaatcgGCCCCCGCTTcaatttttgctgttttcgattacggggcgggtcttcgCCCCTTACTTGTGCGGGGCGGGAGGCTGtatacagggccaacccctcacTCGTGGCGCGCTGAACTTTCAGGAAATCGCGCGGACTAGGACCAAGCGACGGCTGCAGGAGCTCGTCCATGCCTCGCGTCGGTCGCGGCAGGGGGCCGGGGCAGCGTCGCAGAGCACGTCGGCGGCTAGCGAGAGCACGCAGGGGCGGCCGCGGGGCAGCGCGCAGCGGGTGGCGGCCGGGACGGCGAAGCGCGTAGGGGGCGGCGGCCGGGACGGCGAAGCGCGCAGGGGACggcggccggggcggggaagAGTGCAGGGGGCCAAGGTCGGGGCGGCGAAGCGCGCAGGGGGCCAAGGTCGGGCGGGGAAGAGCGCAGGGGCGGCGGCCGGGACGGCGAGCGCGCAGGGGGCCAAGGTCGGGGCGGGGCAGCGAGCaggggcggcggccggggcggggcaGCGCGCAGGGAGCGGCGGCCGGGCGGGGcggggcaggggcggcggcgggggggcgGTGGCCGCGGCGGGGCGGGGCAGCGCGCAGGGGCAGCGGTGGGGGCCGGCTGCCGGCCGGGGCAGGGCAGGggtggttggaggaggaagaaggagaggaggaagaaaagaaaaaaaagaaattgaTTTGGCATATTTTAGGAATATGCCTTTTTACAGTTTAGGGATacagggtctgctagctcggacaagTTTTCGGCCGATCGAAatcgaatacagggccctctactcgcgttttaaggggcggaaaaatacggggtctgttagacatgctctaatgtTTCTGAGTGCCTAGCTGTTTCCCCTTtatatatctcttcttatcttttCGACTTCTTGAAAGATAATTACTTTCTCAAACATTATAGAATGATCATGCTCTCTTTGCATATCTGTTGTCATGCTCATGGTTCAACTTCATAGCTCATTGGTTCTGTTTACCTTTTTATACGTGAAAATCAAGATAGGGCTCTACTGTCTACTCTCGACTAATCTATGAGAGAGTAGAAGTAGATTCTATATATTTGAATAGTGGATTCAGATTTTATCAGATATATGTGTTAATGCTTTTTCTATGAGTGAGTTTtgcgaaaagtgtctttggctcatgggctccagtgctcctgctgtttaaaaaaattcgaaaatcatacatatttgtttcaaaaaaatctgaaaataaatctagacTTAATAAATGACGTAATctacaagcgtgtaaaattttaatatgaaattctttatattgtagactacacaaaaaagacaaaatcagttgaaatttggagatttgaaatatgcatacctagatccacacgtttgttatttttgtgtagcccagaattttttgtatttgaaatttaaattttgcacgtttatgggacaattcattggctacactatgatttttttttctaatttttttgaaacacataaatgtgattttttattttttctaaaatagcaggagcactggtgcccaggagcaccaaatctctgtAGTTTTGCTGCTACTTTGTGTTTTAGTACTAACTTGAGCTGCCTTATTCCCAGAGTAGAAACGAGTTAATTCTTGATTTACTACTACTGACTCTGAACTACTGAAATCCATTGAAAAGCGATTCTAAGCTTTGTTGGTTTCAGTTGTTTGTGGTGACTTGCTCACCTGCATGAGACCCCAATTTAGCATTCAGAATACATGATTTGGGGTCATTCAAATCTCATCCTACCAGTAAGACATTATTGATGCAGAGTCTTGCTCCATTTTAATAATATGAATTCATTTTGCCAAGGTTGGAACTTGGAAGATTACTGCTATTTGCAATTTTGTCATAGTTTGGGGGAGTCCTTGCAGCAACACGAGGAGGCAACTTCCTTGGAGAGATGGACCTGTCTTTGATTCAAGCTGTAAGTTATAAGATTGATTGTTCATCCATATTTCTCATAGGTGGCTTTGTGCTTGCGCTTCTTATCTCAGGCATAGGGTAAAATCTGTAGGGAGAACATCCCCTTGGAGATGCAGAGAAGAGAGGATCTTCACAGGTTGATAGATGTCCAGAAGGACTATGCAGGATAGCTGGAGACGTGCCGGATTCAGGCACAATGCATCATTTGCACATATTTTAGCGTCGACATGTTGCCTACTTATATAAGGATGGTACTCTCTGGCTCCAATCAACGAAACACATAATTAGACCACCATCCCCCAAAAGTGAACGGTGTTACAGTTATGTAAAAGGCTAAAAGGCCAGCATTGCATTTATGTAATAGCAGTACTAAAACAAAACGAAAACTGAATGTTGTATGACCAGCAGCAATGCGTTTGAACACATGCATGCAAACACATATGAAAACGTCAAAATCCAGCAAGATTAACACACAATGCCAAACGCACTTTAGACGGTGCGGTGAAGGCGCGCTTTCTCGTCTAGTAAAAAAGAACACCTATTACAAGAGAGAATCAATTGAGTGTAGCAAGTGATGAAATGCGTCGGGTATATGAAAATAAGTGAGACAATGAGCCTCTTTTTTCGTGGATAAAGAAGGGCGGGGTAACCCTAAGGAGCTTCCAAACCATGTCTTGTATGTTGCCACCAAAGTTACCTACACTTTCCTCTTGAATATCATTCACCATTGTATTTAGTCCAATGTCACGACAATTCGCCTAAACGACATGAGTTGGAAAATTCGAGTGCCTCACGACAGTCAAAGCCTCCACACTAGCATGTCTATTACATTTGGATAAAACAATGAAAATTTACAAACACCTTCAACGCTTGAACAAACGACACCAACCAAACCTAAAGCTGCATTCCTAGACACAATGACGTTGATGTTAATCTTTGTGAAGCCCTACGGGGTTTTGATCCATCCAGCGTGAGAAGGTTGGGTGTGTGGGGGTCTGTTTAACATGAGAGGTCAAATGTTCAAGGTAGACCGTGACAAAGCAATGAGTTGACAAATGGCTCTGAAGttctgcctcatggatggcgttcCCTTGCAGCCTATATTATTTTGCATTTGGTCAACCGCTGGTGGTAGTGCAAATATGCTAagccaaagaaaaagaaatatgccATGGAACATCAAATGAAAAAGTGACCTCAGGAATTCCGAAACCGTTAAAAAAAGGGAAAACAACTTCAGTTTAGtgtaaatctttactattaaatgggagttggtcgtttgacactcaacgcactttggtggtagTCATTAAAACAATCCGGACCATCCAATTTAATCTGAAGGTCTCCGCTCAAAATCCATCCGTCCAATACGTCTAAACAACATTTAAGGAAGTATATTATGCACAAATCAATCAGGGGATAGCGACAATCACggaaatttcaaaatatgatctttcgttg contains:
- the LOC124701468 gene encoding kinesin-like protein KIN-UA isoform X3, with protein sequence MFFNFYKLIYLQRSVRIKEESTSTIPNVAEHILADDLPLVLKSKLLIVDLAGSERIDKSGSEGHMIEEAKFINLSLSSLGKCINALAENSPHIPTRDSKLTRMLRDSFGGTARTSLVVTVGPSIRHYSETSSTILFGQRAMKVVNTIRLKEEVDYESLYKKVESEVDHLTSEIERQQKLKHNEKIQLEERLKESETFLNDLRMTSAMQIENLQKEKHQFEYAIKRLMHELEEKEHQNKVLSERIIHLETSLNEKKQQQLEIFSSTKILAETSKGHEKKMVELVKQLEEERSRSASMKSHFNILQQQLSDAQNSAQLQENTARELKRELSKITKEFTSQVHSLEEKNSQLISEKDLIHVELKSANEKVQHETRHRESLEAEVLRLKRPLTDNCVEESKALSGMIRSGSGLGSDALMSKSGKFKETLSSLRGLISKIFEEVGLTSVLALLKSKDLEVQIHAVKVVANLSVEDINQEKIVEEGGLDALLSLLETSENTTIHRATAGAIANLAMNVSNQGLIMSKGGARLLANVASKTDDLPTMRMVAGAIANLCGNEKWHMMLKRDGGIKAMLAMFQTGNDDVIAQIARGLANFAKCESQVTSQGHRKGPSLLIEDGVLTWIVANSTMFSPPARRHIELAFSYLAQNEENSRDIIVSGGIKELLRISRESSREDARSLAKKALNSNPAFLKEIQ